A window of Ranitomeya variabilis isolate aRanVar5 chromosome 2, aRanVar5.hap1, whole genome shotgun sequence contains these coding sequences:
- the LOC143804586 gene encoding uncharacterized protein LOC143804586, with the protein MSSHRHNTHRERSHAAGRQTQHGHGSSRRRSISRHIRHSGSSRRQESHVSLPSNSSSRSHSPRPSTSRASTSRVQHSSSQASGEVQAAGDQTLHTDRPVMRPESCASTPLSHSSPASHQSEELGSNSPEESMEVRSAEERSGSIQKYTRFSQIENLVLAQKITEHFDKLMGRLSNRTEMSVKANLWGDVVDAVNSVGRQRRSVAKCKKRYQDLKTQVRKKVSDLRKYSTGTGGGCPRRLLLTDAEKLIEGLINPATLIGLPHTIDTDGPDVAVAGPVQEHVQDSNTPSELDIPPELSSQQDEREIILPVEFIDGDQCEVQRLNEEPIAAPTTSTPVSNTRRGAVGRNRADRSAGPPPSLQMQSSCRFYRMQQQHRKMLQRQLNGIRQQQIATNLQLTQLNEHFGTLNSLIGLFLADQASRSGQQ; encoded by the exons ATGTCTTCCCACAGACATAATACACACAGAGAGCGCTCACATGCTGCAGGGAGACAGACTCAGCATGGGCACGGCAGTTCACGCCGCCGTAGTATCTCCAGGCATATAAGACACAGTGGAAGTAGCAGGAGACAGGAGTCACATGTCAGTTTGCCTAGCAACTCAAGCTCACGGAGCCACAGTCCTAGGCCCTCCACAAGCAGGGCAAGCACCAGCAGGGTACAGCATTCCTCTAGTCAGGCCAGTGGTGAAGTGCAGGCTGCTGGAGATCAAACACTGCATACTGACAGACCTGTCATGAGGCCAGAATCCTGCGCTTCCACTCCTTTGAGCCACTCATCACCTGCAAGCCATCAGTCTGAGGAGCTAGGTTCCAATTCCCCAGAGGAAAGCATGGAGGTTCGTTCAGCTGAAGAGCGAAGTGGTTCTATTCAAAAATACACCCGTTTTTCTCAGATCGAGAATcttgttttggcacaaaaaattacGGAGCATTTCGATAAATTAATGGGAAGGCTGTCAAACCGGACTGAAATGTCCGTGAAAGCaaacctctggggtgatgttgtcgaTGCCGTAAATTCCGTTGGGAGGCAAAGAAGGAGTGTTGCGAAATGTAAAAAGAGATACCAAGATCTAAAAACACAGGTCCGTAAAAAGGTCTCAGATCTACGGAAGTACAG CACCGGCACTGGTGGAGGTTGCCCTCGGCGGTTGCTTTTGACCGACGCAGAGAAGCTCATTGAGGGCCTAATAAATCCGGCGACCTTGATTGGTCTTCCGCACACCATAGACACCGATGGTCCTGATGTTGCAGTTGCAG GTCCGGTGCAGGAACATGTACAGGACAGTAACACGCCTTCAGAGTTGGACATTCCACCAGAACTGTCGTCCCAGCAGGACGAACGGGAAATTATTCTGCCCGTGGAGTTCATAGATGGGGACCAATGTGAGGTGCAGCGTCTGAATGAAGAACCTATTGCTGCACCCACCACATCCACCCCTGTAAGTAACACACGTAGGGGTGCGGTTGGCAGAAACCGAGCTGACCGTAGTGCTGGCCCCCCACCTAGTTTGCAAATGCAGTCGAGCTGTCGTTTCTACAGGATGCAACAGCAGCACCGCAAAATGTTGCAGCGGCAGCTTAACGGTATCCGGCAACAACAGATCGCTACGAACCTGCAGCTAACCCAATTGAACGAGCATTTTGGAACCTTGAACAGTTTGATTGGCCTTTTTTTGGCCGATCAAGCAAGCCGTTCTGGCCAGCAGTAA